The following are encoded together in the Gammaproteobacteria bacterium genome:
- the glpE gene encoding thiosulfate sulfurtransferase GlpE, with protein sequence MYLELAPAKAHEAISDGDVTLVDIRDPESFQAARLADAVHINDTNIQEFLESADRQQPLIVYCYHGISSAGAASFFSEQGFEKVSHIEGGFEAWQHSGLPTSSG encoded by the coding sequence ATGTATCTTGAACTTGCGCCCGCAAAAGCCCACGAGGCGATATCTGACGGAGATGTCACGCTCGTTGACATACGAGATCCTGAGTCGTTTCAAGCGGCCCGCCTGGCTGATGCCGTGCATATCAATGATACTAATATCCAGGAGTTTCTTGAGTCTGCCGACAGACAGCAGCCACTGATTGTCTACTGTTACCATGGCATTTCCAGTGCCGGCGCTGCGTCGTTCTTCTCGGAGCAGGGGTTCGAGAAGGTCTCCCATATCGAGGGCGGTTTCGAAGCTTGGCAACACAGTGGTTTACCGACCAGCAGTGGTTAA
- a CDS encoding ABC transporter ATP-binding protein/permease: MKTEPDTTPATPSDGENGNLWKTCALVLPFFWPAGRKDLKARVVVAVVSLVMAKLANLTVPLILGRAVDTLSSLEDQMGLLFGIPIAALAAYGLARFSYVVFNEIRDAVFSRVSQHAVRQVAIKVFNHLHSLSIRFHLERKTGALNRFIDRGTNGIQFLLTFVAFNILPTLFEVVLVCGILWYLFGISYALVTAVTIGIYVWLTFGITAWRMRIRRKMNDAENEVSTRQVDSLLNFETVRYFNNESHELTRVDQALKTYEQAAVKSRESLSLLNVSQAIVVLSGITIMLIMAALNIRDGTMTIGGFVVVNTYLMQLSIPLNFLGTVYREIRQALVDMENMFSLLEEVPEIKDLPGAQPLGSTRGDIRFTDVHFGYDVQRKILHGISFQVKAGEKVAIVGPTGAGKSTISRLLLRFYEPSSGRISVDGLDLQEITQTSLRDAIGVVPQDTVLFNDTIYYNIAYGDPSADEQHIYEAARTARIHDFIVQLPAGYQTRVGERGLKLSGGEKQRVAIARAVLKNPTVFFFDEATSSLDSATETDIQTNLDEISSGRSTLIIAHRLSTVVSADRILVLDDGRIIEHGTHQQLLAKDGLYAALWQEQEKERKRSQHA, encoded by the coding sequence ATGAAAACCGAACCCGACACAACGCCGGCAACTCCGTCTGACGGGGAAAACGGAAACCTATGGAAGACCTGCGCGCTGGTGTTGCCTTTTTTCTGGCCGGCAGGGCGCAAAGACCTCAAGGCCCGGGTCGTGGTGGCCGTGGTCAGCCTGGTTATGGCCAAACTCGCAAATCTCACCGTGCCCTTGATTCTCGGCAGGGCCGTGGACACACTGTCGAGTCTGGAAGATCAGATGGGCCTGCTGTTTGGCATTCCCATTGCCGCGCTCGCGGCCTACGGACTGGCACGGTTTTCTTACGTTGTCTTTAACGAGATCAGAGATGCGGTCTTTTCCAGGGTCTCCCAACATGCCGTCCGGCAGGTCGCCATCAAGGTCTTCAATCATCTGCACTCGCTATCGATACGCTTTCACCTTGAGAGAAAGACCGGCGCACTGAACCGGTTTATCGACCGGGGCACCAACGGAATTCAGTTTCTGCTGACTTTCGTTGCCTTTAACATCCTGCCGACCCTGTTCGAAGTGGTTCTGGTCTGCGGCATTCTCTGGTACCTGTTCGGTATCTCTTATGCACTGGTCACAGCAGTCACTATAGGCATCTATGTGTGGCTGACCTTTGGCATCACGGCCTGGCGCATGCGTATCCGCCGCAAAATGAACGATGCGGAAAATGAAGTCAGCACACGCCAGGTCGACAGTCTGCTCAACTTTGAGACAGTACGATATTTCAACAACGAATCGCATGAACTGACCCGTGTTGACCAGGCACTCAAGACCTATGAGCAAGCCGCAGTCAAAAGCCGCGAAAGCTTGTCTCTCCTGAATGTCAGCCAGGCGATCGTCGTGCTCAGTGGTATCACCATCATGCTGATCATGGCCGCCCTGAATATCCGTGACGGCACGATGACTATCGGGGGATTTGTGGTGGTAAACACCTATCTGATGCAGCTGTCCATCCCACTGAATTTTCTTGGCACGGTGTACCGAGAAATCCGGCAGGCTCTAGTCGATATGGAGAACATGTTTTCCCTGCTGGAAGAGGTGCCGGAGATCAAAGACCTGCCTGGCGCGCAGCCTCTGGGCTCTACCCGGGGTGACATCAGATTCACCGACGTTCACTTTGGCTACGACGTGCAAAGGAAGATTCTGCATGGCATCAGCTTTCAGGTGAAAGCCGGAGAAAAAGTGGCCATTGTCGGTCCCACAGGTGCCGGCAAGTCAACGATCAGCCGTCTGCTGCTGCGATTTTACGAGCCCAGTTCAGGCCGGATCTCAGTCGATGGTCTCGATTTACAGGAAATTACTCAGACGTCACTCCGCGATGCCATCGGTGTGGTTCCGCAGGATACCGTTCTGTTCAACGACACGATCTATTACAACATCGCCTATGGAGACCCGAGTGCCGACGAACAGCATATCTACGAAGCCGCCCGTACAGCCAGGATTCACGATTTTATTGTGCAACTGCCCGCCGGCTACCAGACCCGTGTCGGTGAGCGAGGTTTGAAGCTCTCCGGTGGCGAAAAACAACGTGTCGCAATTGCCCGGGCCGTACTCAAGAACCCGACAGTATTTTTCTTTGACGAGGCCACCTCTTCCCTGGACAGCGCAACAGAAACCGATATACAGACGAACCTGGATGAAATCTCCAGCGGGCGGAGCACCCTGATCATTGCCCATCGGCTATCCACGGTGGTCTCGGCCGATCGAATCCTGGTGCTGGACGATGGCCGAATCATCGAACACGGTACCCACCAGCAACTGTTGGCTAAGGACGGGCTTTACGCGGCTCTTTGGCAAGAACAGGAAAAAGAACGCAAACGCAGTCAGCATGCCTGA
- a CDS encoding serine/threonine protein kinase, translated as MHTDTVLDYQNLGPDEVLAAVESRGYICDGHLLVLNSFENRVYQVGVEDNKALIAKFYRPHRWNDAMIGEEHTFALELAADDIALIAPIADTRGETLFQYGSYRFALFPRRGGRAPDLENPEHQRQLGRFIGRLHARGCMRAYEHRPTLDVTTFGVESCQFILAHDFIPKDLEAAYQSLTEDLIQQIGWCYERAGSVDLIRTHGDCHIGNILWTDDGPHLVDLDDSRMTPAIQDLWMFLSGDRTEQEVTLARLLEGYTRFYEFDARQLHLVEALRTLRLIHHYAWLARRWTDPAFPRAFPWFNSQRCWEQHILDLREQAALMSEPPLNIP; from the coding sequence ATGCACACTGACACCGTTCTTGATTATCAGAACCTGGGCCCGGATGAAGTGCTGGCAGCGGTTGAAAGCCGTGGTTACATCTGTGATGGCCACCTGCTGGTACTGAACAGCTTCGAGAACCGGGTTTACCAGGTTGGCGTAGAAGATAACAAAGCATTAATCGCAAAATTCTACCGGCCACATCGATGGAATGACGCCATGATCGGTGAAGAGCATACATTCGCTCTGGAACTGGCAGCTGACGACATCGCTTTAATTGCACCCATCGCAGACACACGTGGAGAAACCCTGTTCCAGTATGGCTCCTACCGCTTCGCACTGTTTCCACGCCGCGGCGGGCGCGCCCCTGATCTTGAAAACCCTGAACATCAGCGTCAGCTTGGACGCTTTATAGGACGATTGCATGCGCGAGGATGTATGCGCGCCTACGAACATCGGCCCACGCTTGATGTAACCACATTCGGCGTTGAGTCGTGCCAGTTCATTCTGGCACATGACTTCATACCAAAAGATCTGGAAGCGGCTTATCAGTCACTCACCGAAGATCTGATTCAGCAGATTGGCTGGTGTTATGAGCGTGCTGGTTCGGTCGATCTGATCCGCACACACGGCGACTGTCACATCGGCAATATTCTGTGGACCGATGATGGTCCTCATCTTGTCGACCTAGACGATTCCCGTATGACACCGGCTATTCAGGACCTGTGGATGTTCTTGTCCGGAGACCGAACCGAACAGGAGGTTACCCTTGCTCGACTGCTTGAAGGATACACCCGGTTCTATGAATTCGATGCACGCCAGCTACACCTTGTCGAAGCACTGCGAACACTGCGGCTGATCCATCACTATGCCTGGCTGGCCCGGCGATGGACTGACCCGGCGTTCCCCAGAGCATTTCCGTGGTTCAACTCACAACGCTGCTGGGAGCAACACATACTCGATCTCCGCGAACAGGCGGCACTGATGTCGGAACCTCCGTTGAACATCCCTTGA
- a CDS encoding MFS transporter: protein MPLNAYRELLSTNRRLLGFGFVTALYSSFGQTYFIGIIGPHIQLEFELSHTLWGMVYMIGTIGSAALLPWTGGLIDRFELRRYTLAACLLLVFACAYIATTTGPVTLVLAIFLLRHAGQGLISHISITSMVRYFDRERGRAIAFASLGFTAGEAILPVIAVFTLALIGWRWTYGAAAVLIGLTVIPTVTWLLKHHDTVHSRSSKLSRTVTQTSQLAVRSWTRREVIRDYFFYLLMPGLLAVSMISTALFFHHLNLADEKSWSHTWITSNYSVYAATTCATLIYSGTLIDRLSAIRIMPYLLTPLVLAMLTIGLVDSAWGVVPYMLLLGIQSGLYFTVVSALWAELYGVTHIGAIKSLYASAMVLSSAIGPVLMGSLADLGVPLSTVCLYFAAYTAAAAVLVVLALRIRKSQPVDVPRPSKTRA, encoded by the coding sequence ATGCCGTTAAACGCCTACCGAGAACTGCTCAGTACCAACCGAAGACTGCTGGGCTTCGGTTTCGTGACAGCACTGTATTCGAGTTTCGGTCAGACCTACTTTATCGGCATTATCGGCCCGCATATTCAGCTCGAATTTGAGCTCAGCCACACCCTGTGGGGTATGGTCTACATGATCGGCACGATCGGCAGTGCAGCCCTGCTGCCCTGGACGGGTGGACTGATCGACCGTTTTGAATTGCGCCGGTACACCCTCGCGGCCTGCCTTCTTCTGGTCTTCGCCTGTGCCTATATTGCGACCACGACCGGCCCGGTGACGCTTGTGCTCGCCATCTTTCTGCTGCGACACGCTGGCCAAGGCTTGATCTCACACATCTCAATCACCAGCATGGTGCGGTATTTTGATCGTGAGCGCGGCCGAGCCATTGCCTTTGCCTCTCTGGGCTTTACTGCCGGTGAAGCGATACTGCCGGTCATCGCAGTTTTCACACTTGCACTGATAGGCTGGCGCTGGACCTATGGCGCAGCGGCTGTTCTGATCGGTCTGACCGTAATTCCGACGGTGACCTGGCTTTTAAAACACCACGACACTGTACACAGCAGGAGCAGCAAACTAAGCAGAACTGTAACCCAAACCTCACAACTTGCCGTCCGATCCTGGACCCGCAGGGAGGTTATCAGAGACTATTTTTTTTACTTACTCATGCCGGGTCTTCTGGCAGTTTCGATGATCAGTACTGCGCTGTTTTTCCACCACCTCAATCTGGCCGATGAAAAAAGTTGGTCGCACACGTGGATCACCAGTAACTACTCAGTTTATGCCGCCACGACCTGCGCAACTCTGATCTATTCGGGCACCTTGATTGACCGGTTGAGTGCCATTCGCATCATGCCTTACCTATTGACCCCGCTCGTACTGGCGATGTTGACGATCGGCCTTGTCGACAGTGCGTGGGGTGTCGTACCCTATATGCTGCTACTGGGTATACAGTCCGGTCTTTATTTCACGGTGGTCTCAGCGTTGTGGGCCGAACTCTACGGCGTGACTCACATCGGTGCGATCAAAAGTCTTTACGCGTCCGCGATGGTCCTGTCGTCTGCAATCGGCCCGGTCCTCATGGGATCGCTGGCAGACCTGGGGGTTCCGCTCAGCACTGTGTGCCTTTATTTCGCAGCCTATACTGCTGCCGCCGCTGTGTTGGTTGTCCTGGCACTACGAATCCGGAAGAGTCAGCCAGTAGATGTTCCAAGGCCATCTAAGACCAGAGCTTGA
- a CDS encoding efflux RND transporter periplasmic adaptor subunit: MRRLSLLLGGVIVLVAIAYGYSRLNTGQSAASYRLETVERGTIEKTISSTGRVKPVMTVDIGSQVSGQISEVLVDFNSKVMAGEVIAKIDAAPFEARVQVARADLAFAEANIDMQTAALEELQAELLGSQAILAELAEDLERQQSLFERKVIPESTVDHAVARHVQAMAKVASIQARMKKQQAQIRTAHANVASHGGKLLQAELELEHTLIRSPVDGIVINRAADTGQTVAASLQAPVLFTLAQDLRQIHLEVSVDEADIGGITEGQQARFSVDAYPDRVSKGEVVQIRKQPIEVSGVVTYVVIVGTQNLDQSLMPGMTASVEIVLGERQDALKVSSQALRFKPPGFKRLDSGASARGGGRERMRAMIKNLSQKLQLSEAQLSSVQSIYAEMGQSIRGLREAGMGGDEFREAIRQLRAQAAQRVEKLLESDQKKRYRLMRAEEKSSSYRRANVWVLDGGEPVAVGITVGISDSTHTEIVRGDIAQGAQVIVGLSSDGS, translated from the coding sequence ATGCGGCGGTTAAGTCTACTGCTGGGAGGGGTTATCGTGCTTGTCGCGATTGCCTACGGCTACTCTCGCCTGAACACAGGCCAGAGTGCTGCGTCCTATCGTCTGGAGACAGTTGAACGGGGCACCATCGAAAAGACCATCTCTTCGACTGGTCGAGTGAAGCCTGTCATGACCGTCGACATCGGCTCCCAGGTTTCTGGTCAGATCTCAGAAGTGCTGGTGGACTTCAATTCGAAAGTCATGGCCGGTGAAGTCATTGCCAAGATAGACGCTGCACCCTTTGAAGCCAGAGTTCAGGTGGCTCGAGCCGATCTTGCTTTTGCTGAGGCAAATATTGACATGCAGACCGCAGCGTTGGAGGAACTGCAGGCCGAGCTCTTGGGATCACAAGCGATTCTGGCCGAGCTTGCCGAAGACCTCGAAAGGCAGCAGTCGCTTTTTGAACGTAAGGTCATCCCCGAGAGTACAGTGGATCATGCGGTGGCACGTCACGTTCAGGCGATGGCAAAGGTAGCCAGCATACAGGCCCGGATGAAGAAGCAGCAGGCACAGATACGAACAGCCCACGCCAACGTCGCGTCGCACGGCGGCAAGCTGCTCCAGGCGGAACTGGAACTGGAACACACGCTGATCAGATCACCGGTTGATGGCATTGTGATCAACCGGGCAGCGGATACGGGTCAGACGGTGGCTGCCAGTCTACAGGCACCAGTCCTGTTTACCCTGGCCCAGGACCTGCGCCAGATTCATCTGGAAGTCAGTGTCGATGAGGCAGACATCGGCGGTATCACCGAAGGGCAGCAGGCACGGTTTTCAGTCGATGCCTATCCAGACCGGGTCTCCAAAGGAGAGGTCGTGCAGATCCGCAAGCAGCCGATAGAGGTCTCAGGTGTTGTGACCTACGTGGTCATTGTCGGTACCCAGAACCTTGATCAGAGTCTGATGCCGGGTATGACAGCCAGTGTAGAGATTGTGCTGGGTGAACGACAAGATGCGCTTAAGGTGTCGTCACAGGCACTTCGATTTAAACCGCCTGGTTTCAAGCGCTTAGATTCCGGGGCGTCTGCTCGAGGCGGCGGCCGCGAGCGCATGCGGGCAATGATCAAAAACCTTTCGCAGAAACTTCAATTGAGTGAGGCCCAGCTGTCATCGGTTCAATCGATCTACGCCGAGATGGGCCAGTCGATTAGGGGACTGCGGGAAGCCGGTATGGGTGGCGATGAATTCCGGGAAGCAATTCGCCAGCTCCGGGCCCAGGCCGCACAGCGGGTGGAGAAGCTGCTGGAAAGTGATCAGAAGAAACGCTACCGCTTGATGCGTGCCGAAGAAAAAAGTTCGAGTTACCGGCGGGCAAACGTCTGGGTACTCGATGGGGGTGAGCCTGTCGCGGTGGGTATTACGGTTGGCATTTCTGACAGTACCCATACGGAGATTGTCCGCGGTGATATTGCTCAAGGTGCACAGGTCATCGTTGGCCTATCATCGGATGGTTCCTGA
- a CDS encoding ABC transporter ATP-binding protein has protein sequence MQPVVIQTQGLCRDFSVGAHVVHALRDVDLRIHRGEFIAIMGPSGSGKSTCMHVLGCLDTPTAGKYLLDGEAVSEFQPDDLARIRRNKIGFVFQSFNLMADASAQANVELPLLYRGDPRAVRSEKAKSALGRVGLSDRMHHRPTQLSGGQMQRVAIARAIVNQPDIVLADEPTGALDSVTGREILDLLKELNGQGMTVIVVTHETEVAGYAERVLKFRDGRLLGENQVVEKVSSPSTPTADTRASTQ, from the coding sequence ATGCAACCCGTTGTCATCCAGACCCAGGGTTTGTGTCGGGATTTTTCAGTGGGGGCTCACGTCGTACATGCCTTGCGCGATGTAGACCTGCGCATCCATCGAGGCGAATTTATCGCGATCATGGGACCGTCGGGATCAGGCAAGTCCACCTGTATGCACGTGCTGGGGTGCCTGGATACGCCAACAGCGGGCAAATACCTGCTCGACGGCGAGGCTGTTTCGGAATTCCAGCCTGACGACCTGGCCCGCATACGTCGAAACAAGATCGGGTTTGTTTTCCAGTCATTCAATCTCATGGCCGATGCCAGTGCCCAGGCCAATGTCGAATTGCCGCTGTTATATAGGGGAGACCCACGCGCTGTGCGTTCAGAAAAGGCTAAAAGCGCACTGGGAAGAGTTGGACTTTCCGATCGCATGCACCATCGGCCGACGCAGCTTTCAGGTGGTCAGATGCAGCGGGTGGCGATCGCACGGGCAATCGTCAATCAACCGGATATCGTGCTGGCCGACGAACCTACCGGGGCGCTGGATTCGGTGACCGGTCGCGAGATCCTGGACTTGCTCAAGGAGCTGAATGGTCAGGGTATGACCGTAATTGTGGTTACGCACGAGACGGAGGTGGCCGGGTACGCAGAGCGGGTGCTGAAGTTTCGGGATGGTCGGCTGTTGGGTGAAAACCAAGTGGTAGAAAAGGTCAGTAGCCCTTCGACCCCGACAGCGGATACAAGAGCATCGACGCAATGA
- a CDS encoding phosphotransferase → MTSAPSPDTTRLVPWLESNVPGFSGFETIEKFPTGQSNPTYRVRARSGRYVLRRKPLGQLLKSAHAVDREYRIMRALADTAVPVPRMYTLCEDDNVFDTMFYIMSCVEGRIFWDPSLSELAASDRGQLYDEIIRVLAELHSVNHVAVGLEDFGRPGSYFDRQTGRWSKQYRASETERIEAMEHLMDWLPEHSPPDDGQNGLIHGDYRLDNMIFHDHEYRILAVIDWEISTVGHPLADLAYFCMGLRITPGQHIQGLGGKDRRALGIPEEAQMLDRYCQLRGISGIDNWHYYIAFSLFRLAAILQGVYKRSLDGNASNERAAKMGSMVRPLAELAERILNDERT, encoded by the coding sequence ATGACTTCTGCCCCTTCGCCCGATACCACTCGCCTTGTGCCCTGGTTGGAGTCGAACGTACCAGGGTTTTCTGGGTTTGAAACCATCGAGAAATTCCCCACCGGTCAGTCCAACCCGACCTACCGCGTGCGTGCGCGCAGCGGCCGTTATGTACTGCGGCGAAAACCTTTAGGCCAGCTGCTTAAGTCGGCCCACGCTGTGGATCGAGAGTATCGAATCATGCGAGCGCTGGCCGATACAGCTGTGCCCGTGCCGCGGATGTACACACTGTGTGAAGATGACAACGTATTCGATACGATGTTCTACATCATGAGCTGCGTTGAAGGTCGAATATTCTGGGATCCATCTCTATCAGAACTGGCCGCATCCGATCGCGGCCAGCTTTACGATGAAATTATCCGGGTCCTTGCGGAACTGCACAGCGTAAATCATGTTGCTGTTGGCCTCGAGGATTTCGGACGCCCCGGGAGCTACTTTGATCGCCAGACTGGCCGCTGGAGTAAGCAGTATCGTGCCAGTGAGACCGAAAGAATCGAAGCGATGGAACACCTTATGGACTGGCTGCCCGAACATTCGCCGCCGGACGATGGTCAGAATGGTTTGATACACGGCGATTACCGACTGGACAACATGATTTTTCACGACCACGAATACCGGATCCTGGCGGTGATCGACTGGGAAATCTCGACAGTCGGCCATCCCCTGGCAGACCTGGCTTATTTCTGTATGGGCCTGCGCATAACTCCGGGCCAGCACATTCAGGGGCTAGGCGGCAAGGATCGTCGCGCTCTGGGTATACCCGAAGAAGCGCAGATGCTTGACCGATACTGCCAGCTGCGCGGCATTTCCGGTATCGATAACTGGCACTACTACATCGCTTTCTCTCTGTTCCGGCTGGCCGCAATACTGCAGGGTGTCTACAAACGTTCGCTTGACGGGAATGCATCAAACGAACGGGCAGCAAAAATGGGCAGCATGGTGCGCCCTCTGGCTGAGTTGGCCGAACGCATCCTCAACGATGAACGCACCTGA
- a CDS encoding acyl-CoA dehydrogenase family protein, which translates to MDFAYTPKVEALRARVNTFLTEHIVPRIWLWHEEIEQGQFPVSFMEPLKARARDQELWNLFLPDLREQEPGTRLSNLEYAPLAEIMGRVAWASEVFNCNAPDTGNMELLHMFATPEQYEQWLRPLLQGEIRSAFAMTEPDVASSDATNIQTRIEHVGDEYVINGRKWFITNAAHPHCRLIILMGKTDPEAARHSQQSMVLIPIDTPGVNIVRNIRIMNHHAPEGHCEMIFDSVRVPVSNLLGQEGSGFTLAQARLGPGRIHHCMRSIGAAELAMELMIKRSKQRQTFGKNLYEHGAVTDWIARSRIEIEQARLLVLKTAWLIDERGAQSARKEIAMIKALVPNLHVTVIDRAMQLFGAMGISPDTPLADHWTWGRALRYADGPDEVHLRSVARAELMEHDDDDGTTAAYLRPSEAP; encoded by the coding sequence ATGGATTTCGCCTACACACCTAAGGTCGAGGCACTGCGTGCCAGAGTCAATACGTTTTTGACTGAACACATCGTGCCTCGGATCTGGCTGTGGCACGAAGAGATAGAGCAAGGGCAGTTTCCGGTCTCCTTTATGGAACCCTTGAAGGCCCGAGCGCGTGATCAAGAGCTCTGGAACCTTTTTCTACCGGACCTTCGGGAACAAGAGCCCGGGACTCGTCTCAGCAACCTGGAATACGCTCCGCTCGCTGAAATCATGGGCCGTGTGGCCTGGGCATCTGAGGTGTTCAACTGCAATGCACCCGACACCGGTAACATGGAACTCCTGCACATGTTCGCGACACCTGAACAGTATGAGCAATGGCTGCGTCCGCTGCTGCAGGGTGAAATACGATCCGCGTTTGCGATGACAGAACCGGATGTGGCGTCATCGGATGCCACCAACATCCAGACCCGTATTGAACACGTCGGGGATGAATACGTAATCAACGGCCGAAAATGGTTTATCACCAATGCGGCTCATCCCCACTGCCGGCTGATTATCCTGATGGGGAAAACCGATCCTGAAGCCGCGCGACACAGCCAACAAAGCATGGTGCTTATTCCCATAGACACACCCGGCGTGAACATCGTACGCAACATCCGGATCATGAATCACCACGCCCCGGAAGGTCACTGCGAGATGATCTTCGATAGCGTCCGTGTGCCTGTAAGCAACCTGCTCGGCCAGGAAGGCAGTGGCTTCACGCTGGCCCAGGCCCGCCTTGGACCGGGTCGGATTCACCATTGTATGCGTTCAATCGGAGCAGCAGAACTTGCAATGGAACTGATGATCAAACGGTCGAAACAACGACAGACCTTTGGCAAAAACCTTTATGAACACGGTGCCGTAACCGACTGGATTGCCCGTTCGCGAATCGAGATCGAACAAGCCCGCTTACTGGTTCTGAAAACTGCCTGGCTGATCGATGAGCGTGGCGCCCAGAGCGCCCGCAAGGAAATTGCCATGATCAAGGCTCTGGTGCCCAATCTTCATGTCACCGTGATTGATCGGGCCATGCAGTTGTTCGGGGCAATGGGTATCAGCCCGGACACACCCCTGGCCGATCACTGGACCTGGGGCCGGGCACTGCGCTATGCCGATGGACCGGATGAGGTCCACCTGCGGTCAGTCGCGCGTGCGGAATTAATGGAGCATGATGACGACGATGGAACCACCGCCGCCTACCTCAGGCCCTCAGAGGCACCCTAA
- the typA gene encoding translational GTPase TypA, with translation MISSLRNIAIVAHVDHGKTTLVDQLLRQSGALKGHGAVQERVMDSNELERERGITILSKNTSIRWQDWRINIVDTPGHADFGGEVERVLSMVDSVLLLVDAVEGPMPQTRFVTQKALEHDLAPIVVVNKVDRPGSRPDWVVDQTFELFDRLGASDSQLDFPVVYASALQGWSALDSDAIGSDMQSLFQTIVDNVAPPAVDPEGSLQLQVSALDYSTYVGVIGIGRIQRGRFSRNDVVCVAATDGSVREARILQILGFHGLNRVELDGASAGDIVAFTGVDGLRISDTLCDPSCIDPLPALKIDEPTLSMTFQVNDSPFAGQDGRFVTSRNLGQRLAQELIHNVALRVEPLSDPDKFKVSGRGELHLSILVENMRREGYELAISRPEVILREIDGVVHEPWETLTVDVESVDQGRVMERLGERRAELRDILPDSNGRVRLDYTVPSRGLIGFQSEFMTITRGKGLMYHTFDRYAERAQSKIGERVNGVLVSISVGKSLAYALFNLQERGRLFIGPGEQVYEGMVIGLHSRSGDLVVNPLKAKQLTNIRAAGSDENILLTPPLQLTLEAAIAFINDDELVEVTPVAIRVRKKLLRGHERKRAARAA, from the coding sequence TTGATCAGTTCGTTGCGTAACATTGCGATCGTCGCACATGTTGACCACGGTAAAACGACATTAGTCGATCAACTGTTACGCCAATCTGGCGCGCTCAAGGGTCACGGGGCAGTTCAGGAAAGGGTCATGGACTCGAATGAACTCGAGCGGGAACGGGGTATCACGATTCTGTCGAAGAATACGTCCATTCGCTGGCAGGACTGGCGAATCAATATTGTCGATACACCGGGACACGCTGACTTTGGGGGCGAGGTGGAACGGGTGTTATCGATGGTGGATTCGGTGCTGCTTTTAGTCGATGCGGTAGAGGGCCCGATGCCGCAGACGCGGTTCGTGACGCAGAAAGCCCTGGAACACGATTTGGCGCCGATCGTTGTTGTGAACAAAGTCGACCGACCCGGCAGTCGTCCAGACTGGGTCGTCGACCAGACGTTCGAGCTTTTTGACCGACTTGGTGCATCAGACAGTCAACTCGACTTCCCGGTTGTTTATGCGTCGGCGTTGCAGGGGTGGTCAGCACTGGACTCTGATGCTATCGGCAGCGACATGCAGTCGTTGTTTCAGACGATCGTGGACAATGTCGCCCCACCGGCGGTTGATCCAGAAGGATCTTTACAGCTGCAGGTCAGTGCATTGGACTATTCGACTTATGTCGGTGTCATCGGCATAGGCCGGATACAGCGGGGCAGATTTTCCCGAAATGATGTTGTTTGTGTTGCCGCTACGGATGGATCGGTGCGCGAAGCACGGATTTTGCAGATTCTGGGTTTCCACGGCCTCAATAGAGTTGAACTCGATGGTGCCAGTGCCGGTGATATCGTCGCCTTTACCGGCGTTGATGGCCTGCGCATTTCCGACACATTGTGTGATCCATCGTGTATTGATCCGCTTCCAGCGCTTAAGATCGATGAACCCACGCTGAGTATGACGTTTCAGGTCAATGATTCGCCGTTTGCCGGCCAGGACGGCAGGTTCGTGACCAGTCGGAACCTGGGGCAGCGACTTGCCCAGGAGCTGATTCACAATGTCGCGTTGCGGGTGGAGCCGCTGTCCGACCCGGATAAATTCAAGGTGTCCGGTCGGGGTGAACTGCACCTGTCTATTCTCGTGGAAAACATGCGGCGTGAAGGTTACGAACTCGCGATTTCACGACCCGAAGTCATCCTGCGGGAAATCGACGGGGTAGTCCATGAACCATGGGAAACGCTGACAGTCGACGTTGAGTCTGTTGACCAGGGCCGGGTGATGGAAAGACTCGGTGAACGTCGTGCCGAACTTCGGGATATCCTGCCGGACAGTAACGGGCGTGTGCGCCTGGACTACACTGTGCCCAGTCGCGGCCTGATCGGATTCCAGTCTGAATTTATGACGATAACCCGTGGGAAGGGTCTGATGTACCATACGTTCGATCGTTATGCAGAACGTGCACAGTCGAAGATTGGTGAAAGAGTCAATGGTGTGCTGGTTTCTATCAGTGTCGGCAAGTCGCTGGCTTATGCATTGTTCAATCTGCAGGAAAGAGGGCGGTTATTCATCGGGCCCGGTGAGCAGGTATATGAAGGGATGGTGATTGGCCTCCACTCCCGCAGTGGCGACCTTGTGGTCAACCCGCTCAAGGCCAAGCAGTTGACCAACATTCGGGCAGCCGGCAGCGACGAGAATATACTTCTGACACCGCCGCTCCAACTGACACTGGAAGCTGCCATAGCATTCATCAACGATGATGAACTGGTTGAGGTCACACCGGTTGCTATTCGCGTGCGGAAAAAATTGTTGCGCGGGCATGAGCGAAAACGTGCCGCTCGAGCCGCCTGA